A genomic region of Arvicola amphibius chromosome X, mArvAmp1.2, whole genome shotgun sequence contains the following coding sequences:
- the LOC119804418 gene encoding rab-like protein 6 yields the protein MSEKERVTPGASEPGRRQSVRHGKSRKITSIHWNYKTTDDVVKVEVWDVVDKGKCKKRGDGLKTENDPQEAESEMALDAEFLDVYKNCNGVVMMFDITKQWTFNYVLRELPKVPTHVPVCVLGNYRDMGEHRVILPDDVRDFIDHLDRPPGSSYFRYAESSMKNSFGLKYLHKFFNIPFLQLQRETLLRQLETNQLDIDATLEELSVQQETEDQNYSIFLEMMEARSRGHASPLAANGQSPSSGSQSPVVPPSAVSTGSSSPSTPQPAPQLSLSVSSTCPKAPSPVPPLEATPSVHPSAPAPAQHRSIISRLFGTSPAADVTPSPPEPAPALEVPARVQNVEDFVPEDGLDRSFLEDTTLPKDKNKIGAKGPQQDSDSDDGEAIGGNPMVAGFQDDVDIEDQPHSKSLLSSDPVPSKNISLSSEEEAEGPAGHPGVAPQQCLEPETKWSSTKASHSQKGAPTRAIPSWSDGLTTGSGPDHGSTKPPTDGTPRPQEGKDKQVSSESDPEGPIAAQMLSFVMDDPDFESDESDTQRRVGVFPVREDLSDVTDEDTGSAQPPPPSKPPVSAFRLQNDSDLFGLGLEETGPKESSGEDKDGKLPSKEKKKKKKKGKEEEEKATKKKSKHKKNKDKEEGKEDRRKKRKPPRSKEQKAADELEAFLGGGAPGSRHPGGGDYEEL from the exons atgagtGAGAAAGAAAGGGTCACTCCTGGGGCCAGTGAGCCAGGCAGGCGCCAGTCAGTCAGACAtggaaaaagcagaaaaa TCACCAGCATCCACTGGAACTACAAAACCACTGACGATGTAGTGAAAGTTGAAGTCTGGGATGTAGTTgacaaaggaaaatgtaaaaaacgAGGTGATGGCCTGAAGACGGAGAATGACccccaggaggcagagtctgAAATGGCTCTGGATGCTGAGTTCCTGGACGTGTACAAGAACTGTAATGGGGTGGTCATGATGTTTGACATCACTAAGCAGTGGACCTTCAATTATGTTCTCCGGGAGCTACCCAAAGTGCCAACCCATGTGCCGGTGTGCGTGTTGGGCAACTACCGTGACATGGGCGAGCATCGAGTCATTCTGCCAGACGATGTGCGTGACTTCATTGACCACCTGGACAGACCTCCAGGTTCCTCCTATTTCCGCTATGCTGAGTCTTCCATGAAGAACAGCTTTGGCCTGAAGTACCTGCATAAGTTCTTCAACATCCCATTTTTGCAGTTACAGAGAGAGACGCTGCTGAGGCAGCTGGAGACAAACCAACTAGACATTGATGCCACTCTGGAGGAGCTGTCAGTGCAGCAGGAAACCGAGGACCAGAACTACAGCATCTTCCTTGAAATGATGGAGGCTCGAAGTCGAGGCCATGCATCCCCTCTGGCAGCCAATGGGCAGAGCCCATCCTCAGGCTCCCAGTCGCCAGTTGTGCCTCCAAGTGCTGTATCCACAGggagctccagccccagcactccCCAGCCTGCCCCCCAGCTGTCCCTCAGTGTCTCCTCCACCTGTCCCAAAGCACCATCTCCTGTACCCCCTTTGGAGGCCACGCCCTCTGTACACCCTtcagccccagctccagcccaGCATCGTAGTATCATCTCTCGGCTGTTTGGGACCTCGCCAGCTGCTGACGTGACCCCTTCACCTCCAGAGCCAGCTCCAGCTCTAGAGGTCCCAGCAAGAGTCCAGAACGTTGAGGATTTTGTTCCTGAAGATGGCCTTGACCGAAGCTTCCTAGAAGATACAACCCTACCTAAAGACAAGAATAAAATTGGAGCCAAAGGCCCACAGCAGGATAGTGACAGTGATGATGGGGAAGCCATCGGAGGCAACCCAATGGTGGCAGGTTTCCAGGATGACGTGGACATAGAAGATCAGCCACATAGCAAATCCCTGCTGTCCTCAGACCCCGTCCCCAGTAAGAATATCAGTCTTTCCAGTGAGGAGGAAGCTGAAGGACCTGCAGGCCACCCCGGAGTGGCTCCTCAGCAATGCTTAGAGCCTGAGACAAAATGGTCCTCCACCAAGGCCTCACATTCACAAAAGGGAGCTCCCACACGAGCCATACCCTCATGGTCAGATGGTCTCACCACTGGCTCAGGGCCTGACCACGGCAGTACCAAGCCACCCACTGATGGCACTCCTAGACCCCAGGAAGGGAAAGACAAGCAAGTGTCATCAGAAAGTGATCCTGAGGGTCCCATTGCTGCCCAGATGCTGTCCTTCGTCATGGATGACCCTGACTTTGAAAGTGATGAATCGGACACACAGAGGAGAGTGGGGGTATTCCCAGTAAGAGAAGACCTTTCTGATGTGACCGATGAGGACACTGGATCTGCCcagccacccccaccctccaaacCCCCAGTCTCTGCTTTCAGACTGCAGAATGACTCAGATCTCTTTGGTCTGGGCCTGGAGGAGACAGGACCTAAGGAAAGCAGTGGTGAAGATAAAGACGGCAAACTTCCCtctaaagagaagaagaaaaagaagaagaaaggcaaagaggaggaagaaaaggctacaaaaaagaaaagcaaacacaagaaGAACAAGGATAAGGAGGAAGGCAAGGAGGAtcggaggaagaagaggaagcccCCTCGGAGCAAGGAACAGAAGGCTGCAGATGAGCTGGAAGCCTTCCTGGGGGGCGGGGCTCCTGGCAGCCGCCACCCTGGAGGTGGGGACTATGAGGAGCTCTAG